In Nomia melanderi isolate GNS246 chromosome 4, iyNomMela1, whole genome shotgun sequence, the following are encoded in one genomic region:
- the LOC143174461 gene encoding uncharacterized protein LOC143174461: MLLYIVCVIQEKLSYSRLRNIKKTKNLGGKGKLTDALIRKLTAYYGLAIRRNIHSVENMKKSIMVSYYHLCSTKENPRHEYCPVGNDSWCKWQKALATGANLDLIEHPAPLHPDVQKHILPIYEDLSEENLLERCLGGHTQNNNESFTSTVWRFAPKHLHSRIKIIEITAYLAAGLFNEGYASVLRIMSALNTVIGKQAKTYADKIDEQRVIRQERRTSLTTKEARKARSEQRMEENQLYEETEGILYGAGIAD, from the coding sequence atgttactttacattgtttgcgttatacaagaaaaattatcatacagccggcttcgaaatattaaaaaaacaaaaaacctcggtggaaaaggcaagctgactgatgcgcttatcaggaaactcaccgcatactatggcttagccatacgaagaaatattcatagtgtggaaaatatgaagaaatctATAATGGTctcgtattatcacttatgctccaccaaagaaaatccaaggcacgaatactgcccggtaggaaatgacagctggtgcaagtggcagaaagctctagctacaggagcaaatttggaccttatagaacatccCGCACCACTGCATCCAGACGTGCAGAAGCACATCCTaccaatttacgaagatttatctgaagagAATCTACTTGAGAGGTGCTTGGGCGGACATACTCAGAACAATAACGAGAGTTTCACCTCAACTGTTTGGCGCTTCGCTCCAAAGCACCTGCActcaagaataaaaattattgaaattacagcatatttggcagctggcttatttaacgaaggatatgcttcagttttaagaattatgagtgctttgaatactgtaattggaaaacaagcaaaaacatacgccgacaaaatcgacgaacagagagtaattcgacaggagcgtcgcacctcattaactaccaaggaggctcgaaaagcaagaagtgagcaacgtatggaggaaaatcagctctatgaggaaacagaaggaatattgtatggcgcaggaatcgcagactag